One genomic window of Micromonospora sp. WMMD1128 includes the following:
- a CDS encoding cytochrome P450, which translates to MTTATRTDRYLLDDDLVADPYPYLAELRAAEPVHWSPVHRAWLVTGYDAATACYTEPAISADRIGPMLAQTPPDLLSPEAARAFSIMAGWMVFVDPPEHRRLRAVFRGAFGARQVRRNRPMVQEAVTRLAVRAGAGDVIDLVTEFARPLPATVAAAWMGVPVEDTAMFQRWAIQVGDLALGAVQSPEEHERSQRALLDLFDYLRALVRARRAAPREDLISAALANGLVGESVSEDEFVAMLTHVAFAGGETTSNLIAVGTWNLLRHPDQLALLRADPELAPVAVEELLRFDGPSKMSIRHVRDDVELAGARLRAGQRLYVVTAGANRDPSRFDRPDELDLRRQPNPHLGFGQGGHFCLGAPLARLVAGAALTDLLAAAPALALATTGARWQPSLLNRSLQALPVRL; encoded by the coding sequence ATGACCACTGCCACCCGGACCGACCGCTACCTGCTCGACGACGACCTCGTCGCCGACCCGTACCCGTACCTGGCGGAGCTGCGGGCCGCCGAGCCGGTGCACTGGAGCCCGGTGCACCGGGCCTGGCTGGTGACCGGCTACGACGCGGCGACGGCGTGCTACACCGAGCCGGCGATCTCCGCGGACCGGATCGGGCCGATGCTGGCCCAGACCCCGCCGGACCTGCTCAGCCCGGAGGCCGCCCGCGCCTTCTCGATCATGGCGGGGTGGATGGTCTTCGTCGACCCGCCCGAGCACCGTCGGCTGCGCGCCGTCTTCCGGGGCGCGTTCGGGGCCCGGCAGGTGCGCCGCAACCGCCCGATGGTGCAGGAGGCGGTGACCCGGCTGGCCGTCCGGGCCGGCGCCGGCGACGTCATCGACCTGGTCACCGAGTTCGCCCGGCCGCTGCCGGCGACCGTCGCGGCGGCCTGGATGGGCGTGCCGGTCGAGGACACCGCGATGTTCCAGCGCTGGGCGATCCAGGTCGGTGACCTCGCCCTCGGCGCGGTGCAGTCGCCGGAGGAGCACGAGCGCTCGCAGCGGGCCCTGCTGGACCTCTTCGACTACCTGCGGGCGCTGGTCCGGGCCCGCCGGGCCGCGCCCCGCGAGGACCTGATCAGCGCCGCGCTCGCCAACGGCCTGGTGGGGGAGTCGGTGAGCGAGGACGAGTTCGTGGCCATGCTCACCCACGTGGCATTCGCCGGCGGCGAGACCACGAGCAACCTGATCGCCGTGGGCACCTGGAACCTGCTGCGCCACCCCGACCAGCTCGCCCTGCTGCGGGCCGATCCGGAGCTGGCGCCGGTGGCCGTGGAGGAGCTGCTGCGCTTCGACGGACCGTCCAAGATGTCCATCCGGCACGTCCGGGACGACGTCGAGCTGGCCGGTGCGCGGCTGCGGGCCGGGCAGCGGCTCTACGTGGTCACCGCCGGGGCGAACCGGGACCCGTCCCGCTTCGACCGCCCCGACGAGCTGGACCTGCGCCGGCAGCCAAATCCGCACCTGGGCTTCGGGCAGGGCGGCCACTTCTGCCTGGGCGCGCCGCTGGCCCGGCTGGTGGCCGGCGCGGCCCTCACCGACCTGCTGGCCGCCGCGCCCGCACTGGCGCTCGCCACGACCGGGGCGCGCTGGCAGCCCTCGCTGCTCAACCGCAGCCTCCAGGCGCTGCCGGTCCGCCTGTAG
- a CDS encoding lysine 2,3-aminomutase, with product MKVYSHERLARLAGARGMPEEYVHDLRVVSSVLPFKVNQYVVDELIDWSAVPDDPIFRLTFPHRDMLPPELYDHLSALHLSAADPGVIRKAARDAHARLNPNPGAQLEANVPTHRGRRLLGLQHKYAETVLVFPSQGQTCHSYCGYCFRWAQFVGNAEIRQAASDVADVAGYLADQPGVTDVLFTGGDPMIMSAAVLDRWVSPLLDPALERIRTLRFGTKALSYWPARFTTDPDADDLLRLFERIVAGGRHVAVMAHFSHPRELATDEVRRAIARIRATGAVIRTQAPLIAHVNDRAGDWAAMWQRSVELGMVPYYMFVERDTGARSYFSVPLERAWQVYTDAVRSVSGLARTARGPVMSAAPGKVLVDGVARVGGADLFSLRMLQARDAGDVGRQFFARYDPTAEWFDDLRPAHGSWWPA from the coding sequence ATGAAGGTCTACTCCCACGAACGCCTGGCGCGGCTCGCCGGCGCGCGGGGCATGCCCGAGGAGTACGTGCACGACCTGCGGGTCGTATCCTCGGTGCTGCCGTTCAAGGTCAACCAGTACGTCGTGGACGAACTCATCGACTGGTCGGCCGTCCCGGACGATCCCATCTTCCGGCTCACCTTCCCACACCGGGACATGCTGCCGCCGGAGCTCTACGACCACCTGTCGGCGCTGCACCTGTCCGCAGCCGATCCGGGGGTGATCCGGAAGGCGGCCCGGGACGCCCACGCGCGGCTCAACCCGAACCCGGGCGCCCAGTTGGAGGCCAACGTGCCCACCCACCGGGGACGCCGGCTGCTCGGCCTGCAACACAAGTACGCCGAGACCGTGCTCGTCTTCCCGTCGCAGGGGCAGACCTGCCACTCGTACTGCGGCTACTGCTTCCGCTGGGCCCAGTTCGTCGGTAACGCGGAGATCCGGCAGGCCGCCTCGGACGTCGCGGACGTCGCCGGATACCTCGCCGACCAGCCGGGCGTGACCGACGTCCTGTTCACCGGTGGCGACCCGATGATCATGAGCGCGGCGGTGCTGGACCGGTGGGTGTCCCCACTGCTCGACCCGGCGCTGGAGCGGATCCGCACGCTGCGCTTCGGCACCAAGGCGCTGTCGTACTGGCCGGCCCGGTTCACCACCGACCCGGACGCCGACGACCTGCTGCGCCTCTTCGAGCGGATCGTGGCCGGCGGTCGCCACGTCGCCGTGATGGCCCACTTCTCCCACCCCCGGGAGTTGGCCACCGACGAGGTGCGCCGGGCCATCGCCCGGATCCGGGCCACCGGCGCGGTGATCCGCACCCAGGCCCCGCTGATCGCGCACGTCAACGACCGGGCGGGGGACTGGGCGGCGATGTGGCAGCGGTCGGTGGAGCTGGGCATGGTCCCGTACTACATGTTCGTGGAGCGGGACACCGGCGCGCGCAGCTACTTCAGCGTGCCGCTGGAGCGGGCCTGGCAGGTCTACACCGACGCGGTCCGGTCGGTCTCCGGGCTGGCCCGCACCGCGCGCGGCCCGGTCATGTCGGCCGCGCCGGGCAAGGTGCTCGTCGACGGCGTGGCGCGGGTCGGCGGGGCCGACCTGTTCAGCCTGCGCATGCTCCAGGCCCGCGACGCGGGCGACGTGGGTCGGCAGTTCTTCGCCCGGTACGATCCGACCGCGGAATGGTTCGACGACCTGCGTCCCGCGCACGGCTCCTGGTGGCCGGCATGA
- a CDS encoding MbtH family NRPS accessory protein, with translation MAVDDDDRTYRVVMNHEEQYSIWFADRELPAGWTATGFSGARADCLAHIDEVWTDMRPKSLRERMAAARG, from the coding sequence ATGGCTGTCGACGACGACGACCGCACCTACCGGGTCGTGATGAACCACGAGGAGCAGTACTCGATCTGGTTCGCCGACCGTGAGCTGCCGGCGGGCTGGACCGCCACGGGCTTCTCCGGCGCCCGCGCGGACTGCCTGGCCCACATCGACGAGGTGTGGACCGACATGCGGCCGAAGAGCCTGCGCGAGCGGATGGCCGCCGCGCGGGGCTGA
- a CDS encoding non-ribosomal peptide synthetase, translating into MTALTPAQQELLRRRLAGDAGRAAPAGITRGDGTRDLPVSFGQERLVFLDRLDGAGAAYTIPVAWRLTGPLDRDRLDAAFAALVERHESLRTRFTVDDGVVRQEIVAGWPGVDWRDADDAAEVAEAGRQVAAEPFDLETGPLFRVTGWRLTPTDHVVLLTLHHVVADGWSTGVLARDLEAFYAGTPTPEPPVRYADYAAWQRRTATGDRRDGDLAYWRGRLGGLPPLELPTDGERSTRRSTTGAACDLTVPAELVDALERFARQRGATLYMALLAAFQAVLGRLAGQVDFGVGTPVAGRDRSEVEQVVGFFVNTLVLRADLAGNPSFTDLLDRVRADALGAYDHQETPFERVVDLLAPDRSLDRTPLFQAMFSLDDADDDRPVRLGAVTGARFDLDLDAVKFDLILQTARRPDGLAAAFFHRSDLWRPATVRRWAAQYRRLLEQVVAHPDTPLADLDLLPDEERRQLAAWGAPAGDYPSTDLLHERFARHVAATPDAVAVVAGGQRVDYGTLNARANQLAHRLRAAGVGPETPVALCVRRDADLAVGVLGILKAGGTYVPLDPDHPRDRLAYVVDDAGVRLAVVSPDLADRVPVTPAGLLRLDDPTIASASTEDPTPVTDADHLAYVIYTSGSTGRPKGVGVAHRQVVRLLDSCVDALDLPPGGVWSLFHSYAFDFSVWELWGALTRGGTVVVVDKATARDPRRFAGLLADERVTMLSQTPGAFRNLRAALGDRPLADLGVRHVVLGGEKLDLPELDGWLDGPGAGVRVVNMYGITETTVHVTHRLVTAADLAGDATSPIGRPLGDLTVHVLDRHLRPVPVGATGEMYVGGAGLARGYLGRPGLTAERFVPDPFSAVPGARLYRTGDRARHLPGGELEYRGRADDQVKIRGHRIELGEVEAALLRHDAVGQAAVVARGDRSGEHRLHAYLVVDGDLTGDELRRWLRERLPEAMVPATFTVLPALPLTANGKVDRRALPDVDGATLDAAREHVPPATPTERLLAEVWCTALGVDRVGVGDRFFDLGGDSILALRVVGLAERRGVTVSLRDVFAHQALGELARAVDAAADRRAADPAGTPSVERFAMVAPADRGRLPAGLADAYPLTRMQQGMLYELLADAGKGAYHNVTSFRVQEPAGFDATAMRAAADAVVDRYEILRTGFDWSSYEEPLQLVHERATLPVGVDDLRSLPEEVQLQRVREHLHAESVRWFELAEPPLIRLHVHVLNDAEYRLTITDCHAVLDGWSLTSLIAELVDRHRRSVNGAAQEPPAGPVPRFAEYVALERAAVADPAARAFWDAMVEQFPPVRVPRSVGAEPADKSTCEVLRDYRHLTAGIDALAARAGVPRKTVLFTAYHHLMGQLADGAAYATGFATNGRLERAGAEGMRGLFLNVVPFGLRSSATSWVGLLRDVFAAERDLLPHRRFPLAELQRGRWAGEVLVDTAFNYVHFHALGSEHKEEIEEIARTNFGLMVTTGPQGVSFEADAGRMSPGEVARLADAYCALLARMVADPDAAPGVPTPTERTRPRVAAATHDPRSLVDVLATQVAAQPGRVALATPDGPVRYAELDARANRVAHHLRRHGVGPERVVGLCAERSVDLIVGMLGILKAGAAYLPMDPRDPRRRLDLLAADAGADLVLAQPAWRHQVPARITTVLTLAEETFAAEPADPPAAAPDADALACVLYTSGSTGRPKGIAVTHRSVVDSLLRQDFAHLGADETVLHLSSVNWDAAIFEIFGPLLHGGTCALYPAEPVTPAGIGAAIRRHAVTTAFLTTTLFNLTVEEEPAGLGELRQLVLGGEAASAPHCRDLAARWPHLRIVNGYGPVEAIFVVTAHQVRDLPVDAVSVPIGRPLARTTVLVLDDALRPAPVGVAGEIYLGGECLARGYLGQPGLTADRFVPDPAGGGRRLYRTGDRGRWRADGSLDFGGRVDGQVKIRGRRIEPGEIEAVLSARPDVAVAAVAAHAADADRPGDARLVAYLVPAAGLDLPDAAELRRWLRDRLPAYLVPAAFVTLDALPVTGNGKLDRAALPAPTAASEPDRPYLEPRTEVEVTLAKLWAETLRLDRVGVHDDFFDLGGHSLAIVRLAARACDLGLPVGVADLVEHPTVAALAGVLATRRPGPAGTAARRDAGVVVTLRDGTAGHRPLWCVHPSGGSVAWYLPLAQALPAGRPVRGLQARGIDGGVDADTMTGLADDYLRELRAHQPHGPYALLGWSMGANIAQEMAVRLTAAGERVDVLLLLEPAVPDETGTFAVTEALDLLDRAVAMRAAIRELTPGTPARLSQERELVATLVAAGVNEAEAELGADWPVAMWTALLRAAAGYRPQPYRGPAHLLVTAEAATAGPGRPSVVAGEDGPGYEQRCREMFPGALTVHHLPGTHRSMVTDPGVAAVADLAAELLERTP; encoded by the coding sequence ATGACCGCGCTCACCCCCGCCCAGCAGGAGCTGCTCCGCCGGCGGCTCGCCGGAGACGCCGGGCGTGCCGCCCCGGCGGGGATCACCCGCGGCGACGGCACCCGCGACCTGCCGGTCTCGTTCGGGCAGGAACGGCTGGTGTTCCTGGACCGGCTCGACGGCGCCGGCGCGGCGTACACCATCCCGGTGGCGTGGCGGCTGACCGGGCCGCTGGACCGCGACCGGCTCGACGCGGCGTTCGCCGCCCTGGTCGAGCGGCACGAGTCGCTGCGGACCCGGTTCACCGTCGACGACGGCGTGGTCCGGCAGGAGATCGTGGCCGGTTGGCCGGGCGTCGACTGGCGGGACGCGGACGACGCCGCCGAGGTCGCCGAGGCGGGCCGGCAGGTGGCGGCGGAGCCGTTCGACCTGGAGACCGGGCCGCTGTTCCGGGTCACCGGGTGGCGGCTCACACCGACCGACCACGTGGTCCTGCTGACCCTGCACCACGTCGTCGCGGACGGCTGGTCGACCGGCGTGCTGGCCCGTGACCTGGAGGCGTTCTACGCCGGGACGCCCACGCCCGAGCCGCCGGTGCGGTACGCCGACTACGCCGCCTGGCAGCGCCGCACGGCCACCGGAGATCGGCGGGACGGGGACCTGGCGTACTGGCGGGGTCGCCTGGGCGGGCTGCCGCCGCTGGAGCTGCCCACCGACGGCGAGCGTTCAACCCGCCGGTCCACCACCGGTGCGGCCTGCGACCTCACCGTGCCGGCGGAGCTCGTCGACGCGCTGGAGCGGTTCGCCCGGCAGCGCGGCGCGACCCTCTACATGGCGCTGCTCGCGGCGTTCCAGGCGGTGCTGGGCCGGCTCGCCGGCCAGGTCGACTTCGGCGTCGGCACGCCTGTCGCCGGCCGCGACCGGTCCGAGGTCGAGCAGGTGGTCGGCTTCTTCGTGAACACCCTGGTGCTGCGCGCCGACCTGGCCGGGAACCCGTCCTTCACCGACCTGCTCGACCGGGTCCGCGCCGACGCGCTCGGCGCGTACGACCACCAGGAGACGCCGTTCGAGCGGGTCGTCGACCTGCTCGCCCCGGACCGCAGCCTGGACCGGACCCCGCTGTTCCAGGCCATGTTCAGCCTCGACGACGCCGACGACGACCGGCCGGTACGCCTCGGCGCGGTCACCGGCGCGCGGTTCGACCTGGACCTCGACGCGGTCAAGTTCGACCTGATCCTGCAGACCGCGCGCCGCCCCGACGGGCTGGCCGCCGCGTTCTTCCACCGGTCGGACCTGTGGCGGCCGGCGACGGTCCGGCGGTGGGCGGCGCAGTACCGGCGGCTGCTGGAGCAGGTCGTCGCGCACCCGGACACCCCGCTGGCCGACCTGGACCTGCTGCCGGACGAGGAGCGCCGGCAGCTCGCCGCCTGGGGCGCCCCGGCGGGCGACTACCCCTCGACGGACCTGCTGCACGAACGGTTCGCCCGGCACGTCGCCGCCACGCCGGACGCGGTCGCCGTGGTGGCCGGCGGGCAGCGCGTCGACTACGGCACGCTCAACGCGCGGGCCAACCAGCTCGCCCACCGGCTGCGCGCGGCCGGCGTCGGGCCGGAGACCCCGGTGGCGCTCTGCGTGCGCCGCGACGCCGACCTGGCGGTCGGCGTCCTCGGCATCCTCAAGGCCGGCGGGACGTACGTGCCGCTGGACCCGGACCACCCGCGCGACCGGCTGGCCTACGTGGTCGACGACGCCGGGGTACGCCTGGCCGTGGTCTCGCCGGACCTCGCCGACCGGGTGCCCGTGACGCCGGCCGGGCTGCTGCGCCTGGACGACCCGACGATCGCCTCCGCGTCCACCGAGGACCCGACGCCGGTCACCGACGCCGACCACCTCGCCTACGTCATCTACACCTCCGGTTCCACCGGCCGGCCCAAGGGCGTGGGGGTCGCGCACCGGCAGGTGGTCCGTCTCCTGGACTCCTGCGTGGACGCGCTCGACCTGCCGCCCGGCGGGGTGTGGAGCCTGTTCCACTCGTACGCCTTCGACTTCTCGGTGTGGGAGCTGTGGGGCGCGCTGACCCGCGGTGGCACGGTCGTGGTGGTGGACAAAGCCACCGCCCGCGACCCGCGGCGGTTCGCCGGGCTGCTCGCCGACGAGCGGGTGACGATGCTCAGCCAGACGCCCGGCGCGTTCCGCAACCTGCGCGCCGCGCTCGGCGACCGGCCGCTGGCCGACCTCGGCGTGCGGCACGTGGTGCTCGGCGGCGAGAAGCTCGACCTGCCCGAGCTGGACGGCTGGCTGGACGGCCCCGGCGCGGGCGTGCGGGTGGTCAACATGTACGGCATCACCGAGACCACCGTGCACGTCACGCACCGCCTGGTCACCGCCGCCGACCTGGCCGGCGACGCCACCTCCCCGATCGGACGGCCGCTCGGCGACCTGACCGTGCACGTGCTCGACCGGCACCTGCGGCCGGTCCCGGTCGGCGCCACCGGCGAGATGTACGTCGGCGGCGCCGGCCTGGCCCGCGGTTACCTCGGCCGGCCGGGGCTGACCGCGGAACGGTTCGTGCCGGACCCGTTCTCCGCCGTCCCCGGCGCCCGGCTCTACCGCACCGGCGACCGGGCCCGCCACCTGCCCGGCGGCGAGCTGGAGTACCGGGGCCGCGCCGACGACCAGGTGAAGATCCGCGGGCACCGGATCGAGCTGGGCGAGGTGGAGGCCGCCCTGCTGCGCCACGACGCGGTGGGTCAGGCCGCCGTGGTGGCCCGCGGGGACCGCAGCGGCGAGCACCGGTTGCACGCCTACCTGGTCGTCGACGGCGACCTGACCGGCGACGAGCTGCGGCGCTGGCTGCGGGAGCGGCTGCCGGAGGCGATGGTGCCGGCCACCTTCACCGTGCTGCCGGCGCTGCCGTTGACCGCCAACGGCAAGGTGGACCGGCGGGCGCTGCCGGACGTCGACGGCGCGACGCTGGACGCCGCCCGCGAACACGTGCCGCCGGCCACCCCCACCGAGCGGCTGCTGGCCGAGGTGTGGTGCACGGCCCTCGGCGTCGACCGGGTCGGCGTCGGCGACCGCTTCTTCGACCTCGGCGGCGACTCGATCCTCGCGTTGCGCGTGGTGGGGCTCGCCGAGCGGCGCGGCGTCACCGTGTCGCTGCGCGACGTCTTCGCCCACCAGGCGCTCGGCGAGCTGGCCCGGGCCGTCGACGCCGCCGCCGACCGGCGCGCCGCCGACCCGGCCGGGACGCCGTCGGTGGAGCGGTTCGCCATGGTCGCGCCCGCCGACCGGGGCCGGCTGCCGGCCGGGCTCGCGGACGCCTACCCGCTGACCCGGATGCAGCAGGGCATGCTCTACGAGCTGCTCGCCGACGCCGGCAAGGGCGCCTACCACAACGTGACGAGCTTCCGGGTGCAGGAGCCGGCCGGGTTCGACGCCACCGCCATGCGGGCCGCGGCGGACGCGGTCGTCGACCGGTACGAGATCCTGCGCACCGGGTTCGACTGGAGTTCCTACGAGGAGCCGCTGCAACTGGTGCACGAGCGGGCCACGCTGCCGGTCGGGGTGGACGACCTGCGTAGCCTGCCGGAGGAGGTCCAGCTCCAGCGGGTCCGGGAGCATCTGCACGCCGAGTCGGTGCGCTGGTTCGAGCTGGCCGAGCCGCCGCTGATCCGGCTGCACGTGCACGTGCTCAACGACGCCGAGTACCGGCTCACCATCACCGACTGCCACGCCGTCCTGGACGGCTGGAGCCTGACCTCGCTCATCGCCGAGCTGGTCGACCGGCACCGCCGGTCGGTCAACGGCGCGGCGCAGGAGCCACCGGCCGGTCCGGTGCCCCGCTTCGCCGAGTACGTGGCGCTCGAACGGGCCGCGGTCGCCGACCCGGCCGCCCGGGCGTTCTGGGACGCCATGGTGGAGCAGTTCCCGCCGGTGCGGGTGCCGCGTTCGGTCGGCGCGGAGCCGGCCGACAAGTCCACCTGCGAGGTGCTGCGCGACTACCGGCACCTCACGGCCGGCATCGACGCGCTGGCCGCCCGCGCCGGGGTGCCCCGCAAGACGGTCCTGTTCACCGCCTACCACCACCTGATGGGACAGCTCGCCGACGGCGCGGCGTACGCCACCGGCTTCGCCACCAACGGGCGGCTGGAGCGGGCCGGCGCGGAGGGCATGCGCGGGCTCTTCCTCAACGTGGTGCCGTTCGGGCTGCGGTCGTCCGCCACGAGCTGGGTGGGGCTGCTGCGCGACGTCTTCGCCGCCGAGCGGGACCTCCTGCCGCACCGGCGGTTCCCCCTCGCCGAGCTGCAACGGGGCCGGTGGGCCGGTGAGGTGCTCGTCGACACCGCCTTCAACTACGTGCACTTCCACGCCCTGGGCAGCGAGCACAAGGAGGAGATCGAGGAGATCGCCCGGACCAACTTCGGGCTGATGGTCACCACCGGCCCGCAGGGGGTCTCCTTCGAGGCCGACGCCGGCCGGATGTCCCCCGGCGAGGTGGCGCGGCTGGCCGACGCGTACTGCGCGCTGCTGGCGCGGATGGTCGCCGACCCGGACGCGGCGCCCGGGGTGCCCACCCCGACCGAGCGGACCCGACCCCGGGTCGCCGCCGCGACGCACGACCCGCGCAGCCTGGTCGACGTCCTGGCCACCCAGGTCGCCGCCCAGCCGGGGCGGGTCGCGCTGGCCACCCCGGACGGTCCGGTCCGCTACGCCGAGCTGGACGCGCGGGCCAACCGGGTCGCCCACCACCTGCGCCGCCACGGCGTCGGGCCGGAGCGGGTGGTCGGGCTCTGCGCCGAGCGGTCCGTGGACCTGATCGTCGGCATGCTCGGCATCCTCAAGGCCGGCGCGGCGTACCTGCCGATGGACCCGCGGGACCCGCGCCGCCGGCTCGACCTGCTCGCGGCGGACGCCGGCGCCGACCTGGTCCTGGCGCAGCCCGCCTGGCGGCACCAGGTGCCCGCGCGGATCACCACAGTGCTCACGCTCGCGGAGGAGACCTTCGCCGCCGAGCCGGCCGACCCGCCGGCGGCGGCGCCGGACGCCGACGCCCTGGCGTGCGTGCTCTACACCTCGGGCTCCACCGGGCGGCCCAAGGGCATCGCGGTGACCCACCGGTCCGTCGTCGACTCGCTGCTGCGGCAGGACTTCGCCCACCTCGGCGCGGACGAGACCGTGCTGCACCTGAGCAGCGTCAACTGGGACGCGGCGATCTTCGAGATCTTCGGTCCGCTGCTGCACGGCGGCACCTGCGCGCTCTACCCGGCCGAGCCGGTCACCCCGGCCGGCATCGGCGCGGCGATCCGCCGCCACGCCGTGACCACCGCGTTCCTCACCACCACGCTGTTCAACCTGACGGTCGAGGAGGAACCGGCCGGGCTGGGCGAGCTGCGGCAGCTCGTCCTCGGTGGCGAGGCGGCGTCCGCGCCGCACTGCCGGGACCTGGCCGCCCGCTGGCCACACCTGCGGATCGTCAACGGGTACGGGCCGGTCGAGGCGATCTTCGTGGTCACCGCGCACCAGGTCCGGGACCTGCCGGTCGACGCGGTGAGCGTGCCGATCGGCCGGCCGCTGGCCCGGACCACGGTGCTCGTGCTCGACGACGCCCTGCGGCCCGCGCCGGTCGGCGTGGCCGGCGAGATCTACCTCGGCGGCGAGTGCCTGGCCCGGGGCTACCTCGGGCAGCCCGGGCTGACCGCGGACCGGTTCGTGCCCGACCCGGCCGGCGGCGGACGTCGGCTGTACCGCACCGGTGACCGGGGGCGGTGGCGCGCCGACGGCAGCCTGGACTTCGGCGGCCGGGTCGACGGGCAGGTGAAGATCCGGGGCCGGCGGATCGAACCGGGTGAGATCGAGGCGGTGCTGTCCGCCCGGCCGGACGTGGCGGTGGCCGCGGTGGCCGCCCACGCCGCCGACGCCGACCGGCCGGGCGACGCCCGCCTCGTCGCCTACCTGGTGCCGGCCGCCGGGCTGGACCTGCCCGACGCCGCCGAACTGCGCCGCTGGCTGCGGGACCGGCTGCCCGCCTACCTGGTGCCGGCCGCGTTCGTCACGCTCGACGCGCTGCCGGTGACCGGCAACGGCAAGCTCGACCGGGCCGCGCTGCCGGCGCCGACGGCGGCGAGCGAGCCGGACCGCCCGTACCTGGAGCCGCGGACCGAGGTCGAGGTGACGCTGGCGAAGCTGTGGGCGGAGACGCTGCGGCTGGACCGGGTCGGCGTGCACGACGACTTCTTCGACCTCGGCGGGCACTCGCTGGCCATCGTGCGGCTCGCCGCCCGCGCCTGCGACCTGGGCCTGCCGGTCGGGGTGGCCGACCTGGTGGAGCACCCGACGGTGGCGGCGCTGGCCGGCGTGCTCGCCACCCGGCGACCCGGCCCGGCCGGCACGGCGGCACGCCGCGACGCGGGCGTGGTGGTGACCCTGCGCGACGGGACCGCCGGCCACCGTCCGCTGTGGTGCGTGCACCCCAGCGGCGGCAGCGTCGCCTGGTACCTGCCGCTGGCCCAGGCGCTGCCCGCCGGCCGGCCGGTGCGCGGCCTCCAGGCCCGGGGCATCGACGGCGGCGTGGACGCCGACACCATGACCGGGCTGGCCGACGACTATCTGCGCGAGCTGCGGGCGCACCAGCCGCACGGCCCGTACGCGCTGCTCGGCTGGTCGATGGGGGCGAACATCGCCCAGGAGATGGCGGTCCGGCTGACCGCCGCCGGCGAGCGGGTGGACGTGCTGCTGCTCCTCGAACCGGCGGTGCCCGACGAGACCGGGACGTTCGCCGTCACCGAGGCGCTGGACCTGCTGGACCGGGCGGTGGCGATGCGCGCGGCGATCCGCGAGCTGACCCCGGGCACCCCGGCCCGGCTCAGCCAGGAACGGGAGCTGGTCGCCACGCTCGTCGCGGCCGGCGTCAACGAGGCCGAGGCGGAACTCGGCGCGGACTGGCCGGTAGCGATGTGGACGGCGCTGCTGCGCGCCGCCGCCGGCTACCGCCCCCAGCCCTACCGGGGGCCGGCGCACCTGCTGGTCACCGCCGAGGCGGCCACCGCCGGCCCGGGCCGCCCGTCGGTGGTGGCCGGCGAGGACGGGCCCGGCTACGAACAGCGCTGCCGGGAGATGTTCCCGGGCGCGCTCACCGTGCACCACCTGCCCGGCACCCACCGGAGCATGGTCACCGACCCGGGCGTGGCGGCCGTCGCCGACCTCGCCGCCGAGCTGCTGGAGCGCACCCCATGA